One segment of Anguilla anguilla isolate fAngAng1 chromosome 1, fAngAng1.pri, whole genome shotgun sequence DNA contains the following:
- the prox2 gene encoding prospero homeobox protein 2 isoform X1, translating into MNLSLSDQSMHTSSEGYLEEEKGELLHPCFRRNVYDDSLTTYSNGSIISQLLRKTIQSKRVLEDNLFYLPATAVTSSTMADSSQEDQSSNSSKESMAELASPGSHPSVTTSPQADRPLNEHLQAKRARVENIIRGMAGSPNARNPGEGERSEADGRDAREAYRENKRKQRLPQHQEHSLGGGLGVSRGGSGSKEEECQRLKEQLQTMQRLLRQLQEKFFQVYNLSDSEQEDREEVGPAGSIEREDLAHIKEPFEGSDSEFHRDQDGDFEKRRDSIKASRRDAVKTHSSHFAFLKEGKNLPETLKYELSKAVSESVDLVFKQFSSAFTPQLQMGQIPAHVNIGPEKKTQIACVQEQPHTEDSMKTRSLEYYESAEVQIPEDQTEALSLVVRKPPLSHPSSMNQAVKRPYPVHQAPFQFSYSTPIHENQILEHLLKYGPHGNFGSLPCLPPPVDRSSPDSVDLPWDTISARPKVSSTQMAHHARSTALGQVSMDSLCLPHVKMECGDLQSLAERNPYMSLNIQEGLTPNHLKKAKLMFFYTRYPSSNVLKTFFPDVKVSKFNRCITSQLIKWFSNFREFYYIQMEKFARQAIVDGVNNVKDMSVTRDTELFRALNMHYNKANDFQVPERFLEVAEITLHEFFNAISLAKDTDPSWKKAIYKVICKLDSDVPDEFKSSNCA; encoded by the exons ATGAATCTCAGCCTCTCAGACCAGAGCATGCACACGTCCAGTGAGGGCTACCTGGAGGAGGAAAAAGGTGAGCTGCTACACCCTTGTTTCCGAAGAAACGTGTACGATGATTCCCTGACTACCTACTCAAATGGATCCATCATCTCCCAGCTGCTGAGGAAAACTATTCAGAGTAAAAGGGTCCTAGAGGACAATCTTTTCTACCTGCCAGCCACTGCTGTGACCAGCTCCACCATGGCCGACTCCAGCCAGGAGGACCAGAGCAGCAACTCCTCCAAAGAGAGCATGGCAGAGCTGGCGTCTCCTGGCAGCCACCCCTCCGTCACGACCAGCCCTCAGGCCGACAGGCCCCTGAACGAGCACCTTCAGGCCAAACGTGCCCGGGTGGAGAACATCATCAGAGGCATGGCAGGATCTCCTAACGCGCGGAATCCGGGGGAAGGGGAGCGTAGCGAGGCCGACGGCAGGGATGCGAGAGAGGCCTACAGGGAGAACAAAAGGAAGCAGAGGCTGCCTCAGCATCAGGAGCACAGTCTGGGCGGAGGCCTTGGCGTCAGCCGAGGGGGGAGCGGCAGTAAGGAAGAGGAGTGTCAGAGGCTCAAGGAGCAGCTGCAGACCATGCAGAGGCTCCTCAGGCAGCTCCAGGAGAAGTTCTTCCAGGTTTACAATCTGAGCGATTCTGAGCAGGAGGACCGGGAGGAGGTGGGTCCAGCTGGGTCTATAGAACGTGAAGACCTCGCGCATATCAAAGAACCCTTCGAAGGGTCTGACTCTGAGTTTCACAGGGACCAGGACGGTGATTTTGAAAAGAGGAGGGACAGCATTAAAGCCAGCCGAAGAGATGCAGTAAAgacacacagcagccattttgcatttCTCAAGGAGGGCAAGAATCTACCAGAGACGCTCAAGTATGAGCTCTCCAAAgctgtgagtgagagtgtggaCTTGGTTTTTAAACAGTTCTCCTCAGCTTTTACTCCCCAGCTGCAAATGGGGCAAATTCCAGCCCATGTTAATATAGGACCCGAGAAGAAGACCCAAATAGCATGTGTGCAAGAGCAGCCACACACTGAAGATTCCATGAAGACAAGGTCCCTGGAATATTATGAGAGTGCTGAGGTGCAAATACCTGAGGACCAGACAGAGGCACTTTCACTGGTGGTTCGTAAGCCACCTCTGAGCCACCCAAGTTCTATGAATCAAGCAGTGAAAAGACCCTACCCGGTTCACCAGGCTCCCTTTCAGTTCAGCTACAGCACCCCCATTCATGAGAACCAGATTCTGGAGCACCTCCTCAAGTATGGCCCCCACGGCAATTTCGGAAGCCTCCCGTGTCTGCCCCCACCTGTGGACAGGTCCTCCCCAGATTCGGTAGACTTGCCGTGGGACACCATTTCTGCCAGGCCCAAGGTGAGCTCCACTCAGATGGCCCACCATGCCCGATCAACAGCCTTGGGACAGGTGTCGATGGATAGCCTTTGCCTCCCTCATGTTAAGATGGAATGCGGGGATCTGCAGAGCCTGGCGGAGAGAAACCCTTATATGTCGCTCAAT ATTCAGGAAGGTCTGACACCCAACCATCTGAAGAAAGCGAAGTTGATGTTCTTCTACACCCGCTACCCAAGCTCCAATGTGCTGAAGACCTTTTTTCCTGATGTCAAGGTAAGCAAA TTCAACCGCTGCATCACCTCCCAGCTGATCAAGTGGTTCAGCAACTTCCGTGAGTTCTACTACATCCAGATGGAGAAGTTTGCCCGTCAGGCCATCGTGGATGGAGTGAACAACGTGAAAGACATGTCAGTCACCAGGGACACCGAGCTGTTCCGCGCCCTCAACATGCACTACAACAAAGCCAATGACTTCCAG GTTCCAGAGAGATTTCTTGAGGTTGCTGAAATCACACTCCACGAGTTTTTCAACGCCATTTCCTTGGCCAAAGACACAGACCCTTCGTGGAAGAAAGCGATCTACAAGGTCATCTGTAAACTGGACAGCGATGTCCCCGATGAGTTCAAATCATCCAACTGTGCGTAG
- the prox2 gene encoding prospero homeobox protein 2 isoform X2, translating to MNLSLSDQSMHTSSEGYLEEEKGELLHPCFRRNVYDDSLTTYSNGSIISQLLRKTIQSKRVLEDNLFYLPATAVTSSTMADSSQEDQSSNSSKESMAELASPGSHPSVTTSPQADRPLNEHLQAKRARVENIIRGMAGSPNARNPGEGERSEADGRDAREAYRENKRKQRLPQHQEHSLGGGLGVSRGGSGSKEEECQRLKEQLQTMQRLLRQLQEKFFQVYNLSDSEQEDREEVGPAGSIEREDLAHIKEPFEGSDSEFHRDQDGDFEKRRDSIKASRRDAVKTHSSHFAFLKEGKNLPETLKYELSKAVSESVDLVFKQFSSAFTPQLQMGQIPAHVNIGPEKKTQIACVQEQPHTEDSMKTRSLEYYESAEVQIPEDQTEALSLVVRKPPLSHPSSMNQAVKRPYPVHQAPFQFSYSTPIHENQILEHLLKYGPHGNFGSLPCLPPPVDRSSPDSVDLPWDTISARPKVSSTQMAHHARSTALGQVSMDSLCLPHVKMECGDLQSLAERNPYMSLNIQEGLTPNHLKKAKLMFFYTRYPSSNVLKTFFPDVKFNRCITSQLIKWFSNFREFYYIQMEKFARQAIVDGVNNVKDMSVTRDTELFRALNMHYNKANDFQVPERFLEVAEITLHEFFNAISLAKDTDPSWKKAIYKVICKLDSDVPDEFKSSNCA from the exons ATGAATCTCAGCCTCTCAGACCAGAGCATGCACACGTCCAGTGAGGGCTACCTGGAGGAGGAAAAAGGTGAGCTGCTACACCCTTGTTTCCGAAGAAACGTGTACGATGATTCCCTGACTACCTACTCAAATGGATCCATCATCTCCCAGCTGCTGAGGAAAACTATTCAGAGTAAAAGGGTCCTAGAGGACAATCTTTTCTACCTGCCAGCCACTGCTGTGACCAGCTCCACCATGGCCGACTCCAGCCAGGAGGACCAGAGCAGCAACTCCTCCAAAGAGAGCATGGCAGAGCTGGCGTCTCCTGGCAGCCACCCCTCCGTCACGACCAGCCCTCAGGCCGACAGGCCCCTGAACGAGCACCTTCAGGCCAAACGTGCCCGGGTGGAGAACATCATCAGAGGCATGGCAGGATCTCCTAACGCGCGGAATCCGGGGGAAGGGGAGCGTAGCGAGGCCGACGGCAGGGATGCGAGAGAGGCCTACAGGGAGAACAAAAGGAAGCAGAGGCTGCCTCAGCATCAGGAGCACAGTCTGGGCGGAGGCCTTGGCGTCAGCCGAGGGGGGAGCGGCAGTAAGGAAGAGGAGTGTCAGAGGCTCAAGGAGCAGCTGCAGACCATGCAGAGGCTCCTCAGGCAGCTCCAGGAGAAGTTCTTCCAGGTTTACAATCTGAGCGATTCTGAGCAGGAGGACCGGGAGGAGGTGGGTCCAGCTGGGTCTATAGAACGTGAAGACCTCGCGCATATCAAAGAACCCTTCGAAGGGTCTGACTCTGAGTTTCACAGGGACCAGGACGGTGATTTTGAAAAGAGGAGGGACAGCATTAAAGCCAGCCGAAGAGATGCAGTAAAgacacacagcagccattttgcatttCTCAAGGAGGGCAAGAATCTACCAGAGACGCTCAAGTATGAGCTCTCCAAAgctgtgagtgagagtgtggaCTTGGTTTTTAAACAGTTCTCCTCAGCTTTTACTCCCCAGCTGCAAATGGGGCAAATTCCAGCCCATGTTAATATAGGACCCGAGAAGAAGACCCAAATAGCATGTGTGCAAGAGCAGCCACACACTGAAGATTCCATGAAGACAAGGTCCCTGGAATATTATGAGAGTGCTGAGGTGCAAATACCTGAGGACCAGACAGAGGCACTTTCACTGGTGGTTCGTAAGCCACCTCTGAGCCACCCAAGTTCTATGAATCAAGCAGTGAAAAGACCCTACCCGGTTCACCAGGCTCCCTTTCAGTTCAGCTACAGCACCCCCATTCATGAGAACCAGATTCTGGAGCACCTCCTCAAGTATGGCCCCCACGGCAATTTCGGAAGCCTCCCGTGTCTGCCCCCACCTGTGGACAGGTCCTCCCCAGATTCGGTAGACTTGCCGTGGGACACCATTTCTGCCAGGCCCAAGGTGAGCTCCACTCAGATGGCCCACCATGCCCGATCAACAGCCTTGGGACAGGTGTCGATGGATAGCCTTTGCCTCCCTCATGTTAAGATGGAATGCGGGGATCTGCAGAGCCTGGCGGAGAGAAACCCTTATATGTCGCTCAAT ATTCAGGAAGGTCTGACACCCAACCATCTGAAGAAAGCGAAGTTGATGTTCTTCTACACCCGCTACCCAAGCTCCAATGTGCTGAAGACCTTTTTTCCTGATGTCAAG TTCAACCGCTGCATCACCTCCCAGCTGATCAAGTGGTTCAGCAACTTCCGTGAGTTCTACTACATCCAGATGGAGAAGTTTGCCCGTCAGGCCATCGTGGATGGAGTGAACAACGTGAAAGACATGTCAGTCACCAGGGACACCGAGCTGTTCCGCGCCCTCAACATGCACTACAACAAAGCCAATGACTTCCAG GTTCCAGAGAGATTTCTTGAGGTTGCTGAAATCACACTCCACGAGTTTTTCAACGCCATTTCCTTGGCCAAAGACACAGACCCTTCGTGGAAGAAAGCGATCTACAAGGTCATCTGTAAACTGGACAGCGATGTCCCCGATGAGTTCAAATCATCCAACTGTGCGTAG